In the Patescibacteria group bacterium genome, one interval contains:
- a CDS encoding tyrosine-type recombinase/integrase, translated as MQNLLKKTKNRLKSKKYSPDTIKSYLYCIEKYLEFAKNNKKDTNEKIIKSYLKSLQKRKLSSQTINLSINAIKFFYKEILKESDKIKVKYAKKQNKPPVILLKKEIEKIINSAKNAQHKLILSLSYSSGLSVSEIVNLKLKNIDFNKLFIHIKNPNNKNNRFTIFSEKLKQNLQNLTKNKKKNDFLFLNRTNKQFSARSVQKIFENSLKKAKIRKKSNFHSLRHSFATHLLENGIDICYVQKLLGHKNIRTTQIYAKNTKINLKNIKSPL; from the coding sequence ATGCAAAATTTATTAAAAAAAACTAAAAACAGATTAAAATCAAAAAAATATAGTCCTGATACCATTAAAAGTTATTTGTATTGCATTGAAAAATATTTAGAATTTGCTAAAAATAATAAAAAGGATACAAATGAAAAAATAATAAAATCTTATTTAAAATCATTACAAAAAAGAAAACTGTCTTCACAAACAATTAATTTATCTATTAACGCGATTAAATTTTTTTACAAAGAAATTTTAAAAGAATCAGACAAAATTAAGGTTAAATACGCTAAAAAACAAAATAAACCGCCTGTTATTCTGTTGAAGAAAGAAATAGAAAAAATCATAAACAGCGCTAAAAACGCGCAACACAAGCTTATTTTGTCTTTGTCTTACAGTTCCGGTTTAAGCGTAAGTGAAATTGTTAATTTAAAATTAAAAAATATTGATTTCAATAAACTTTTTATTCATATTAAAAATCCAAACAACAAAAATAATAGATTTACTATTTTTTCAGAAAAATTAAAACAAAATCTGCAAAATTTAACAAAAAATAAGAAAAAAAATGATTTTCTATTTTTAAACAGAACAAACAAACAATTTTCTGCTCGTTCAGTGCAAAAAATTTTTGAAAATTCTTTAAAAAAGGCTAAAATTAGAAAAAAATCCAATTTTCATTCGCTTCGCCACAGTTTTGCCACACATTTATTGGAAAATGGAATAGATATATGTTATGTTCAAAAACTTTTGGGGCATAAAAATATAAGAACAACCCAGATTTATGCTAAAAATACTAAAATAAACTTGAAAAATATAAAAAGTCCGTTATAA
- a CDS encoding CCA tRNA nucleotidyltransferase has translation MKIPKYIQNTVKNIEKAGFEAYIVGGCVRDLLTQNPPVDGPKDWDITTNAKPKEILKIFPDSVYENDFGTVGVKIKEKNKTIDVIEITTYRIESKYSDKRRPDEVKFTNKIENDLSRRDFTINSLALSLKNSTKNKKESIIDLFDGKKDLKDGVIRAVGNPNDRFSEDALRMIRAVRFAVALNFKIEPKTFKAIQKNANLIKKVANERIKDELIGILKSDHPDLGITLLKDLGLLRYIIPELEIGVGVSQNKHHIYTIFQHLILSLKHCPSKDYRVRLASLFHDIAKPQTKRGSGGNATFYNHDIVGAKISAKIMKRMAFSNEDIEKVSNLVKNHMFYYNVDEVSEAGVRRLVKKVGIENMKDLMDLRIADRLGSGVPKAKPYKLRHLEYLIDKVSKDPISVKMIKINGNDLIKELNIESGPKIGAILDCLLAEVIENPQNNKKIYLKKQAKQLYKLELKNLRLKAKLKIEERKEEENKEIKQKHWVK, from the coding sequence ATGAAAATACCAAAATATATCCAAAATACAGTAAAAAATATAGAAAAAGCTGGATTTGAGGCCTATATTGTTGGCGGATGCGTGCGAGATCTGTTAACGCAAAATCCACCAGTTGACGGACCAAAAGACTGGGATATAACAACAAACGCCAAACCAAAAGAAATCCTAAAAATATTTCCAGATAGCGTTTATGAAAACGATTTTGGCACAGTTGGTGTAAAAATCAAAGAAAAAAACAAAACTATTGATGTAATAGAAATTACAACCTATAGAATTGAGTCAAAATACAGTGATAAAAGGCGTCCTGATGAAGTAAAATTTACTAACAAAATTGAAAATGACCTTTCAAGGCGCGATTTTACAATAAATTCGTTAGCTTTGAGTCTTAAAAATTCAACAAAAAACAAAAAAGAAAGTATAATTGATCTTTTTGATGGAAAAAAAGACCTTAAAGACGGCGTAATCAGAGCAGTTGGCAATCCAAATGATAGATTTTCAGAAGACGCGCTAAGAATGATAAGAGCTGTTCGGTTTGCTGTTGCTTTAAATTTTAAAATAGAGCCAAAAACATTTAAAGCTATCCAAAAAAACGCTAATTTAATTAAAAAAGTCGCTAATGAACGGATAAAAGACGAACTTATTGGAATTTTAAAGTCAGATCACCCAGATTTAGGCATAACTTTATTAAAGGATTTAGGACTTTTACGCTATATCATTCCTGAATTAGAAATTGGAGTCGGTGTTAGCCAAAACAAACACCATATTTACACAATTTTTCAACATCTTATTTTATCGCTGAAACATTGTCCAAGTAAAGATTATCGCGTTAGATTAGCGTCTTTATTTCATGATATTGCCAAACCGCAAACAAAAAGAGGTTCTGGGGGAAATGCTACCTTTTATAATCACGACATAGTTGGAGCTAAAATTAGCGCGAAAATAATGAAAAGAATGGCATTTTCCAACGAAGATATTGAAAAGGTAAGTAATTTAGTTAAAAATCATATGTTTTACTATAATGTTGATGAAGTTTCAGAGGCAGGCGTAAGACGATTAGTTAAAAAAGTTGGAATAGAAAATATGAAAGATTTAATGGATTTGCGCATTGCAGACCGATTAGGATCAGGGGTTCCAAAGGCAAAACCGTATAAACTGCGTCATTTAGAGTATTTAATTGATAAAGTTAGTAAAGATCCTATTTCCGTAAAAATGATTAAAATAAACGGAAATGACTTAATAAAGGAGTTAAATATAGAGTCGGGACCAAAAATCGGGGCTATTTTAGACTGTTTATTAGCAGAAGTTATTGAAAATCCGCAGAATAATAAAAAAATTTATCTTAAAAAACAAGCAAAACAGCTTTATAAATTAGAATTAAAAAATTTGCGATTAAAGGCAAAACTGAAGATAGAAGAAAGGAAAGAAGAAGAAAACAAGGAGATTAAACAAAAACATTGGGTAAAATAG